One segment of Ipomoea triloba cultivar NCNSP0323 chromosome 12, ASM357664v1 DNA contains the following:
- the LOC115998314 gene encoding FH protein interacting protein FIP2, which translates to MTFFSDASASSLVRLNIGGKKFCTTVDTLTQREPDSMLAAMFSGRHTLCQDSEKGYIFVDRDGKHFRHILNWLRDGVVPTLKDFEYSELLREAEYYQLLGLADGIIAALSKRKEEEELVSELTRTDIIKCIQSERVRFRGVNLSGLDLSKLDLSFVDFSYACLKNVFFSRANLQCAKFKDVDAEASIFHNATLRECEFTGANLRGALLAGANLQSANLQDACLIDCSFCGADLRSAHLQTADLTNANLEGANLEGANLKGAKLTNANLKGANLQRAYLRHVNLRDTHLEGAKLDGANLLGAIR; encoded by the exons ATGACCTTCTTCTCCGACGCCTCTGCTTCTTCATTGGTTCGCCTCAATATCG GAGGGAAGAAATTTTGCACCACAGTGGATACCCTGACACAGCGTGAGCCTGATTCAATGCTTGCTGCGATGTTCAGTGGTCGGCACACTCTCTGCCAGGACTCTGAAAAG GGATATATTTTTGTTGACAGGGATGGGAAACACTTTCGGCATATTCTAAATTGGTTGAGGGATGGTGTTGTCCCCACTCTGAAAGATTTTGAATATTCAGAACTCTTGCGAGAGGCAGAGTACTACCAACTTCTT GGACTGGCTGATGGAATTATAGCTGCATTAAGTAAGAGGAAGGAGGAAGAGGAGTTGGTTTCTGAATTGACACGCACTGATATCATCAAATGCATACAATCTGAAAGAGTCAGATTTCGTGGGGTTAATCTTTCTGGCCTTGACCTTTCTAAATTG GACCTGTCCTTTGTCGACTTCAGTTATGCATGTCttaaaaatgtgtttttttcACGTGCAAATCTTCAGTGTGCAAAATTCAAG GATGTGGATGCTGAGGCTTCCATTTTCCATAATGCCACATTACGCGA ATGTGAATTTACTGGAGCAAACCTCCGCGGAGCTTTATTAGCCGGTGCAAATCTTCAGAGTGCAAACTTACAGG ATGCCTGTCTAATAGACTGCAGCTTTTGCGGTGCAGATTTACGATCAGCGCACCTGCAG ACAGCTGATCTTACTAATGCGAACTTGGAAGGAGCCAATTTAGAGGGAGCCAATCTGAAG GGTGCAAAGTTAACAAATGCTAATCTAAAGGGCGCAAACCTTCAAAGAGCTTATCTTCGACATGTCAATCTTCGTGATACA CATCTGGAAGGAGCAAAGCTTGATGGAGCCAACCTACTGGGAGCAATAAGATAA